CGGAAGAGCGGAGGACGCATCGAGCAGAAGAAAGTGCTTCCAGTCGTCTTCGTGCCGATGACGGGCGAGGTAGAGAAGAGGTGATCAGGCCGCGCTTTTCCGTCCGAAGAGCCGCTTCACCAAGGCGACTAGGGCGATGACTCCGATCACGACGAATTTCTTCGCGGCGATCAGGATGGTGCCGAGCTTTGCGAGCAGGCCCGCCTTTGTCGCGATCTTGGCGGCTACCGCTCCACCGAGCACCAGGCCTGCCAGCGAGTAGTCCGACTTTTTGTCGGTCGCTTCGTTGAAGTCGGCATAGCGATGGCCGCTATTGAATTGAACCATCGAGACGATACCCGGTGTGGCGGCTTCGACATCCGCCACGCGGTTCATCCCGGCGACGCCGTTGAGAACCAGCACTCCGCGACGTCCCAGAACACGGACGTTGTAGTTGAGCGTGTCTTCTTCGCTCTGAGGGCTTTTGAGCTGCTTCGCCCAGTGCAGGGCCTTGTTCTGCTTGTCATAGCGGGGCGGCACAGCCCAACCGACAAGTTCCAAGGTGGGAAAACCTTGGGTCTTAAGCGCTTCGTTGGCCTGGCGGTTGCCTTCTTTCAATTGGGAAAGGAGATCGTTGTAGTCGATCTCGTCGGCGTCGCTATCGCTGACGTGGCCGTCTTCAGAAAAGGAAATCACAATCGCCCAAGAATCTGGATTTTCCAGAGACTCGCCGGCAGGCACCACCATCCCCATCAGGTCCGACGCTTGTTGCGGAGGATTTCCCCAGAGATCCACCACGACCTTGCGAGCGTCGGCGGAGTCGATGAAGCGGAAACCTGCCGGAAGCTCCAAACGCGCGATCCCGCCCGGAAGTTGGGCGGTCCCTTCCGCATAGGTGATTCCCGCCAAGGCTTTCGCGACGAAGGCTTCGTTCGCGGCTTGGATTTCTTCCGGACTGAGCTGTCCGTCCTTGGCTGGGACGGGCGCTTCTTGTGCGAAGGCGAGACCGACGGCGAAGAGGAGCGGGAGGGCGGAAAGGAAGCGCATGATGAGGCTCTGCCTTTGCGCGCCCGGGCTCACAAGTTTATTCCCCGCGCAGGGGGAATCTCTTCCCGCCATCAGGATCCCGCGTCTGCTTTCTCCTTCGCGATCTTGTCCAAGATGCCGTTGACAAAGCGTCCGGAATCCGTGGTGCCAAAGCGCTTGGCGAGTTCGATCGCTTCATTGATCGCCACTGGTGCGGGGACCTCCGGATCGTGGAGAATTTCCCAAGTAGCGAGACGAAGGATCGCTCGGTCGACGGGATCGATACGCTCAGGAGCGAAATTCTCAACCACCGCTGCAAGACGCTGGTCGATGGACTCGCGTTCGCGGCGCACGGCATTGGCCATGGAGTCGGTTTCGCGGCGCAGGGAGGCGAGCGCTTCCTTGCTTTCGCGAAGCTTTGCCAAGTCTACCTGATCGGGAAAACGTTCCGGCTCCTCAACCATGCGGACGCGCTCGGAAATCCGGTCAAGACGGCGGATCGCTCCGGCGACTGGGTCCATCTGCGCCCTAAGGCCGGGGATGTCTTCCAAGGCTTGGAGGAAGCGCTTCCGGGCCAGGATCAGATCCTTGTCATTCCGGAAGAAGGCCGAGAGTGCAGGTTCGAAACGTTCGCTGAAGGCGTCGTCATCACTGTCGCGCGGAATGCGCGAGAGTTCGATCATGCCGGCGCTCCACTTGTTTTCGAGATCCGAAACTTGCTGCAGGTCCTTCGCCGTGCGCTCCAGATCCGGACGCGCGCGCAGGGTGGCCATGGCGACAGGGAGGCGATCCTGAAATTCCTTCAGCCGGGCTTCACGGCCGAGACTCAGGTGATGCAGGGTCTTCCATGTCGCCTGGAGAAGGGCGCGGCGATCCGACTCCGTGACAAATTGCCAGAAGGGTTCGCGGATGGAGGAGGGATCGGCCCCTCCTTCGAGATCGGCACAGTAAAGGAACTGCACCACCGCCTCGCGGATTTGTCGGCGACTAGGCATTGCGGGAAATCACGCGGGGCATGGAACGCTCGATCTCGCTGAAGATATCGACCATCGAGGCGGCGACGCGGGCCGCTTCACGGCCGCGGTTGAGATTGGATCCGATGCAGCGGGCGTAGGCCTGCTTTTCATCTTCCACCAGCAGAACCTCATGGATCACGGGCACCTTGTGTTTGATGGCCAGTTCTTGGAGGGAAAGGGTCACGGAATTCGCGATCAGATCTGCGTGTGAGGTCGCACCCTTGAGAATCACCCCCAAGGCGATCACGCAGGCTGGCGGGCTTTCGCCGCGGTCGAGGACGTTTGCGACGGTCACCGGAATTTCGAAGGCACCGGGCACACGGATGATGTCCACCCGGGTCTGGGGCATCAGCTCGCTCAGCTCGGCGACGGTGTTCTCCACCAGCGCATCGGCGAATTGCTCGTTGTATTTGCCCGCCACGATGCAAACGCGCATCCGCGGGCCGATGATTCTTGGTTTGGGCGGCAACGCCGAAGACATGGCCGGGGTATGGCGGCAGCTTGCGGAAAAGTCAACGGGGGGAATCTCCGGGAAAGTGGCAAGTAGCGGGTAGCGAGGAGCCAAGGTGAAAGAGACCCGCTTCCTGCTCCTTGCTGCTCGCTACTCAACGTTTTGCACCTGCTCGCGGATTTTCTCGAGTTCGGTCTTTGCCTCCACCACGTGCTGGGCGATTCCGGCGTCGGATGCTTTCGAGCCGATCGTGTTGAATTCCCGGTGGATCTCTTGGCAGAGGAAATCGAGGGGGCGGCCCGCGGGTTCACTTCCGGCCATGTATTCGCGGAATTTCCGGAAATGGGAGTCCAGTCGGGTGATCTCCTCGGAAACATCGGAACGGTCGGCGAAAATCACCAGCTCCCGGAGGACCCGCTCATCCTGCAGTTCCAGCTCCAAGCCGGCATCGCGGAGGCGTTTCGTCAGCAGTTCCCGGTAGCGTTCCGGGCGGGCGGGGGCCAGTTCGGCGATCGAAATGGCGGTTTTCTCCAGAAGGTCGAGGCGGGTGGAAAGGTCCTTGGCGAGGTCTTCGCCCTCGGCTGCACGCATCGCCAGGACCTGCTCGATCGCGACCTCCAGGGCCGGCTCGATGGCCGTCCAAGCCGCGTCGGCGGAAACCCCGCCTTCTTCGATCCGGATGATCCCTGAGGTGCGGAGGAAATCCGCGGCCTCTGGAAGGACATTCCGGCCGGTATGTTCGGAAATGGCGTCAAATGCGGATTCCAAGGCATCCACTAGGCGGAGATCGACACTGACCGGGGCGGTGGAACCGCTCGCACGCTCAAATTGAATGGTTACCTGGATCCGGCCACGGGAAATCGTGTTCAGCACCGCGCGGCGAATCTTCGGTTCCAGCTCGGTAAACTCCCGGGCGGATTGAACCACCACTTCCGCTTGCTTGCGGTTCACACAGGCGATCTCGACTGTCGCCGTCCCTTCATCCGCCGTGGCCGAGCCCCGGCCGAATCCCGTCATGGAATGCATGCGGCGGAGGCTGGCGGGCGGGGCGGGAACTGAGAAGAAAAATGGCGAGCAGTGCCTCCGCCTTTGGGAGGATCTCCTATCAAATGTCCGACATCCGGCGCTTTTCCTCGTCCGGGATGCTCTGGGGAGGCTCCTCGTCCTCCGACTTGGCCTCGGCCTTGGCTTCCTCCCCGGCCTTCCAGCCTTCTTCTGAAGAGGAAGGATCCCACGGGTCGCTACGGTCCTCTTCCTCGTGTTTGGTGTCCTTCTCGTCGCTGTCGGTGAGCAGGCGCTCCATCCGTTGCCGCTCCTCTTCTGCCTCGGCCTTCTCCTGCTTTTTCGCGTCGAAGTAGGCCAGCCAGATGCACAGCTCGTAGAGCACGATCATCGGCCCGGCCATCAGGCAAAGGGTAAAGGCGTCCGGCGTGGGAGTGATGATAGCGGCCACGACCGTGATCGCCAGGATCGCGTAGGCGCGGGTGCGGCGCATCGCCTCGTGGGTCAGCAAGCCGATCTTCACGAAGACCATCACAACCACCGGCAGCTCGAAGGAGAGGCCGAACAGTAGGGTGAATTGGGTCGCAAAGGTAATGTATTCCCCGATCCGCCAGTCATTGGAGACACCCAGCTTCGAGCTCCACTCGAAGAAGAAGGTCAGCGCCCGGGGAAGGACGAAATAATAGGCGAAAAAGACCCCGAAAAGGAAAAGCCCGAAGCCGATGACCAAGGCTGGCCACATGACCTTTTGCTCGTGCTGGTGCAGCCCCGGCAGGACGAACTGCAGGATGAAGAGCAGCAGAAGGGGAAACGAAACCACGATGCCGGCGAAGAACGCGAGCTTCATGGAAAGCATGAAGGTCTCTGTCGGCTTCAGCGCCGACATGAGCTGCAGGTTGCCGCGCACGTCGATCTCGGGGCTGGCGCCCTTTTCAAGTAGTCCGAGCGTGGTGCTCCGGACCGCAGGATCGGTTTGAACGCGCTCGAGGAAGCCTGCGTGCTTTTCCTTCGGCAGGACGGCGATGGCACGCAGCAAACGCACCAGTTCGACGCGGCCCAAGGTATCGGCATCGAACTCCTTCAGGAGGGTCTCACCGCGCTCCGGCCCCAAGGTGGAGGCGGCACGTTCGATTTTCTTGGCTTCCTCCCAGTTGTCGGGAGTGAGCTTCGGGCCGGATTCCACGGAAAGCTGGTTGCTCACGTGGATCAGCCGGACTTCTTCGACCGGCTTCCGGAGGATTGCCATCAGGTCATCCTGGAAGGCGAAACAGACGACCATGGAGATCATCAGTGTCACCAGGCAGCGGGTGATCATCACCCTCAGGTCGTCCAGATGGTCTAGGAAAGGCTTCTCGTGTTCCGGGTTCGCCTTGTCCCGCAGTTGGAAAACCTTCGTCAGCAAAAACATCTCAGGTCGCGGCGGATTCAAGGGGGAGACTGCCGCTCCTGCAAGGAGGATGACATGGGAAATGGGATGATTTCCCAGTTAATCGTTTCCCCGTGGAATTATGGAAAAAACTTCCAAGAAAGTTCCGGTTGCCGTGTCTTTTTCCATGAAAGCCATGAGTCCGCGTCCTCACCCGCATGGAAATCGCCGCAGCACCAGCCGTGATTGAAGTCCCGCAGGTGCTGCCTTCCGCCCCGACAACCGAGGAGAAACCCACTCTCCGACAGGTCTTCGAGGCGGAAGAGAGCCCCCTGCTGCGCTTCGCCCACGGCCTGACCGGCCGTCGGGAAACTGCGGAAGACCTCGTCCAAGAGGCCTTCCTCCGGCTCCACGCGCATTGGGAGGAGGTCGCCCACCCGAAAGCATGGCTCTACCGCTCTGTCCGAAATCTCGCCCTCAATCATCTCCGCGATCACAAACGGGAGTCCGGGGACGAGGTGCCGGACGCGGCGGACGACTCCCGTGGCCCCGACGGGCATCTGGCCCGGCTCGAAGCTGCAGGAGCCGTCCGCCTCCTCCTGGCCGAACTCCGCGAGGACGACCGGACGCTCATCGAGCTGAAATACAACGAGAACCTCAAATACGACCAGATCAGCCAGCGCACCGGCCTCAGCGTCGGGAACGTGGGCTACAAGCTCCACCACCTCCTCAAATCCTTGGGCGAAAGCCTGAGGCGGATGGGGATCGATAGCCCGGAAGGGTAGTCTTCCTCACCCTGCTCATCGATTCTTCTCCTTTTATCTCCTATCTCGACCTTCTCCATGAACGACGAATCCGACAAACCTCTGAGCCCCCCGGGCGATGACGCGCTGGAAGCGCGGATCGTGGCCTGGGTGCTCGGGGAGGCCTCCTCCTTCGAGGCGGCAGAGTTGGAAAAACTTTGCGCGGCCGATCCGGCCCTCCGCCGCTTCGAGCAGCGGATCCGTGACCTGCACGGCTTGATCGGGGAGGATGTGAAAGCGGGCACGGACCGGGATTGGCGCCTGCCTGAGGCGAAGCGTGCGAAGGTCACGGATTTGTTAGGGACGGATATCGTCCGGCTGGTGCCGGCGAAGTCGGCCGACCGCTATTTCAGGCGCCGCATCCTTTTGGCTGCTGCGGCCTGTTTGATGATCTCGGTCGTCGCCTATTCGACCTTCGGGACGAAGAACCAAAAACCGGAAGCTTCGCTCGCCCTTCAAGTTTCATCGAATGCCCCATCGGATCGTGTGGAACCGTTACGGAAGTCCGACGTGGCCAAGGAAGAGGCTGGTGCAGTCGCTGACGAAGGGGCACTTGCACTCAATGATGCCGCCTCTGCGGTTCGCGGCATCCAGCCAATGACCCGCGCAGCCGGTCCAGCGAAACCGGCGAGCCTTCCTTCCCAGGAGCAGTCGCAGATTTTGGCCAAGGCGAAGAAGTCTTTGAGTGGCGGAGTAGGTGGGGCTGGCGGAGTGGCGGGAGCCGACTCTTTCGCGGGCGCTGCACCCGCGGAAGCGGATAGTCTTGCGAGCAATACCGAACTCTCCCGAGGACAAGAGACCTTCGGGCGCAATCTGCGAGGAATGGCGGATGACTCCGGGAACGCGCCGATGAATACGGATCTCGCCGCAGTGGCCGAAGGGCCGGCGGCGATGCCCGAAGCAGAATCGGCTCCGGCGGATGTCCGGCTTAAAGAACTGGCGGATCTCGACCAGGAACGGACCGCTTCCGCTCCGGTTTCCCCGGCGGTTCCAGCGGTGACGCCGATGGCGCCGGGCATGGCAGCAGGGAAGGATGTCGAATCAGACCGCACTGCCGGGCAGACGGACCCTCAATTGGGGCTCAATTTTCTCTCTTCGAGTGATACCACCGGAGCGCCTGCCGATTTTTTCGATCTTCGGCGGATGGGAGAGGTTGAAGAAGGTCTGAAAGTTGCGCCGCAGCCGGGAATGCGGCTTGGCGGATATTTGTCTTACGATTCTGCGGAGCCTCCAACTTCACCGTTTTCGATGGATTCCGAGGCCTTGGATCGCTTGGCCAGGAACGCTCCGGGAATGGATGCTCCTTCTGATGCGCCGATCCCTCCAACTGGAGGGACAGCATTCGAATCAAGAGAGACCCCATCAGTAACGCCGATACCCGCTGAGCAACCGGTGGGCGAAGTAACGCGTTCCTTGGAAGGTACTGAAGAACTCCGGAAGAGGGGCAAATACGGAGAGATCAGGCAGATTGCCGACGCAGCCCTCGCGGCTGATCCAAATAACGCCGAAGCGAAACGCCTCAAGGAATCGCTCGGTGATCCCATCGCGACGAATCCGGAACTGAGCTATCAAACCGAAGAGCAGAAGGATAAGACCCGTCGCTCACTCTATACCGCTGAGGGATTCTACAATCTCGGCAAATACGATGAGGCGACCCGAGCCTACGAAGACGTCCTTCGGGTTGATCCTTTCAATAAGGCGGCGCGCCGTGGAATGGAGCGAGCCACCGTTGCTAAGTCCGACTACTATCGCGCCGCCTATGACCACACGCGGGCTGAATTGCTTGCCCAAGTGGATGAGGCTTGGGAAACCAGTGTGCCTCCGATGAAGGAGGGATCGAAGGAACTCAAGGAAAAGGCGCTGAAGGCAGAATCCGGCGCTTACAGCGGTCTTGCTCAGGAAGAAATGATCCGGCGTCAGAATGCGGTGGTCTTCTCTGACAAGATCAGGGACGAAGGGCGTCAGGCGTATGCCGATGGCAATTACCAGCTGGCGGTTGATAAATACAAAGAGGCGCTCCAGGAGCTTCCGGATGCTCCGGTGGTTAAAGACCGCAGGGACTATCTCGGTCTACTTCTCGCGGACGGGGCTAGCGCTCTAGGGGAGCAGTATGCCAAAACTGGCGACAAGGCGAAAACCCGCGAACTCGCGCTTGGAATCCTCGCCGTCGACCCGGGCAATGCCGTTGCGAAAGCACTACTTCTGGAAGAAAAGCCGAAGCCCGAGGAAAAGTCCGACGAAACCAGCGCCACCGCCCAACCCTTCTCCACTTTCTCACTGCACGTCAGCGATGCCTCCTTCAAGCTCGCGAAGGCTGCCTTGGAGCGTGGCGAACTGCCGGACCCTGC
This portion of the Luteolibacter luteus genome encodes:
- a CDS encoding DUF2167 domain-containing protein, with product MRFLSALPLLFAVGLAFAQEAPVPAKDGQLSPEEIQAANEAFVAKALAGITYAEGTAQLPGGIARLELPAGFRFIDSADARKVVVDLWGNPPQQASDLMGMVVPAGESLENPDSWAIVISFSEDGHVSDSDADEIDYNDLLSQLKEGNRQANEALKTQGFPTLELVGWAVPPRYDKQNKALHWAKQLKSPQSEEDTLNYNVRVLGRRGVLVLNGVAGMNRVADVEAATPGIVSMVQFNSGHRYADFNEATDKKSDYSLAGLVLGGAVAAKIATKAGLLAKLGTILIAAKKFVVIGVIALVALVKRLFGRKSAA
- a CDS encoding RNA polymerase sigma factor; the protein is MEIAAAPAVIEVPQVLPSAPTTEEKPTLRQVFEAEESPLLRFAHGLTGRRETAEDLVQEAFLRLHAHWEEVAHPKAWLYRSVRNLALNHLRDHKRESGDEVPDAADDSRGPDGHLARLEAAGAVRLLLAELREDDRTLIELKYNENLKYDQISQRTGLSVGNVGYKLHHLLKSLGESLRRMGIDSPEG
- a CDS encoding YfbK domain-containing protein, with the protein product MNDESDKPLSPPGDDALEARIVAWVLGEASSFEAAELEKLCAADPALRRFEQRIRDLHGLIGEDVKAGTDRDWRLPEAKRAKVTDLLGTDIVRLVPAKSADRYFRRRILLAAAACLMISVVAYSTFGTKNQKPEASLALQVSSNAPSDRVEPLRKSDVAKEEAGAVADEGALALNDAASAVRGIQPMTRAAGPAKPASLPSQEQSQILAKAKKSLSGGVGGAGGVAGADSFAGAAPAEADSLASNTELSRGQETFGRNLRGMADDSGNAPMNTDLAAVAEGPAAMPEAESAPADVRLKELADLDQERTASAPVSPAVPAVTPMAPGMAAGKDVESDRTAGQTDPQLGLNFLSSSDTTGAPADFFDLRRMGEVEEGLKVAPQPGMRLGGYLSYDSAEPPTSPFSMDSEALDRLARNAPGMDAPSDAPIPPTGGTAFESRETPSVTPIPAEQPVGEVTRSLEGTEELRKRGKYGEIRQIADAALAADPNNAEAKRLKESLGDPIATNPELSYQTEEQKDKTRRSLYTAEGFYNLGKYDEATRAYEDVLRVDPFNKAARRGMERATVAKSDYYRAAYDHTRAELLAQVDEAWETSVPPMKEGSKELKEKALKAESGAYSGLAQEEMIRRQNAVVFSDKIRDEGRQAYADGNYQLAVDKYKEALQELPDAPVVKDRRDYLGLLLADGASALGEQYAKTGDKAKTRELALGILAVDPGNAVAKALLLEEKPKPEEKSDETSATAQPFSTFSLHVSDASFKLAKAALERGELPDPASIRPEEFYNAFDYGDPAPGRGEPVACLLEQCANPITPQRNLVRIAVRAGSAGRGQSTPLNLTLLLDSSGSMEREDRHQGMTMAVRQLAGLLKEGDSVSVIGFSRQPRLLVDRLPGARAKELNVLLAQTPSEGGTNLEEGLKLAEELAKRQFNAAAQNRIVLFTDGAANLGDAEPETLQAKIEAMRQDGIAFDAAGFGTDGLNDKLLERLTRNGNGRYYIVDRPEDADANFAKQLAGAFRPAAENVKVQVRFNPARVGKYKLIGFEEHRLNKEDFRNDAVDAAEMAAEEAGNALYQIEPLPGGEGEIGEVSVRFRDAASGQMVERTWAIPYEAQAPAFDLASPSIQLAGLSAFAAEKLRQTPTAASIDFQQLGPIFAKVKARYPNSQAVSDLGAMIGKLK
- the nusB gene encoding transcription antitermination factor NusB — translated: MPSRRQIREAVVQFLYCADLEGGADPSSIREPFWQFVTESDRRALLQATWKTLHHLSLGREARLKEFQDRLPVAMATLRARPDLERTAKDLQQVSDLENKWSAGMIELSRIPRDSDDDAFSERFEPALSAFFRNDKDLILARKRFLQALEDIPGLRAQMDPVAGAIRRLDRISERVRMVEEPERFPDQVDLAKLRESKEALASLRRETDSMANAVRRERESIDQRLAAVVENFAPERIDPVDRAILRLATWEILHDPEVPAPVAINEAIELAKRFGTTDSGRFVNGILDKIAKEKADAGS
- a CDS encoding YicC/YloC family endoribonuclease, which codes for MHSMTGFGRGSATADEGTATVEIACVNRKQAEVVVQSAREFTELEPKIRRAVLNTISRGRIQVTIQFERASGSTAPVSVDLRLVDALESAFDAISEHTGRNVLPEAADFLRTSGIIRIEEGGVSADAAWTAIEPALEVAIEQVLAMRAAEGEDLAKDLSTRLDLLEKTAISIAELAPARPERYRELLTKRLRDAGLELELQDERVLRELVIFADRSDVSEEITRLDSHFRKFREYMAGSEPAGRPLDFLCQEIHREFNTIGSKASDAGIAQHVVEAKTELEKIREQVQNVE
- the ribH gene encoding 6,7-dimethyl-8-ribityllumazine synthase; this encodes MRVCIVAGKYNEQFADALVENTVAELSELMPQTRVDIIRVPGAFEIPVTVANVLDRGESPPACVIALGVILKGATSHADLIANSVTLSLQELAIKHKVPVIHEVLLVEDEKQAYARCIGSNLNRGREAARVAASMVDIFSEIERSMPRVISRNA
- the tatC gene encoding twin-arginine translocase subunit TatC; translation: MFLLTKVFQLRDKANPEHEKPFLDHLDDLRVMITRCLVTLMISMVVCFAFQDDLMAILRKPVEEVRLIHVSNQLSVESGPKLTPDNWEEAKKIERAASTLGPERGETLLKEFDADTLGRVELVRLLRAIAVLPKEKHAGFLERVQTDPAVRSTTLGLLEKGASPEIDVRGNLQLMSALKPTETFMLSMKLAFFAGIVVSFPLLLLFILQFVLPGLHQHEQKVMWPALVIGFGLFLFGVFFAYYFVLPRALTFFFEWSSKLGVSNDWRIGEYITFATQFTLLFGLSFELPVVVMVFVKIGLLTHEAMRRTRAYAILAITVVAAIITPTPDAFTLCLMAGPMIVLYELCIWLAYFDAKKQEKAEAEEERQRMERLLTDSDEKDTKHEEEDRSDPWDPSSSEEGWKAGEEAKAEAKSEDEEPPQSIPDEEKRRMSDI